A single Paraburkholderia sp. FT54 DNA region contains:
- a CDS encoding SpoVR family protein, whose product MTSKHLHNEARGYQPERGKGVPQQQQSGHAEAKADDTGAAAAGAVDTAAARGHTGTPTEGQREVRMNVADRRPLPCPSDWTFELIEEYDSHIARVAEQYELDVYPIQLELISAEQMMDAYASVGMPVNYRHWSFGKHFLSTEKSYRRGQMGLAYEIVINSNPCIAYLMEENTMTMQALVIAHAAYGHNSFFKGNYLFRLWTDAHAIIDYLVYAKNYIAECEERFGLDRVEELLDSCHALMNYGVDRYKRPQKLSLEKEFAARREREAYLQSQVNELWRTLPTRHTPLPEEIEERYPPEPQENLLYFAEKNAPLLEPWEREVIRIVRKVGQYFYPQRQTQVMNEGWATFWHYTLLNTMYNQGKLEDGFMMEFLHSHSNVVYQPPVTKPYYSGINPYALGFSMMSDIRRICEAPTEEDRKWFPELAGSPWLPAMHYAMRNFKDESFVAQYLSPHLIREMRLFSVLDDDMRDALEVSAIHDDSGYQYVRQALSRQYDMHHREPNIQVWAVNTRGDRSLTLRHFMSDNRHLSGDSEEVLKHMARLWQFDVYLESVDENGTVRKRYECRYVPPAVRV is encoded by the coding sequence ATGACGAGCAAGCACCTGCACAACGAAGCGCGCGGCTATCAGCCGGAGCGCGGGAAAGGCGTGCCGCAGCAGCAACAGTCGGGGCATGCCGAGGCGAAGGCGGACGATACGGGAGCCGCCGCAGCCGGAGCAGTCGACACCGCTGCAGCACGGGGACACACCGGAACGCCCACTGAGGGGCAAAGGGAAGTCCGTATGAACGTAGCCGATAGACGGCCTCTGCCGTGCCCGTCCGACTGGACCTTCGAATTGATCGAAGAGTACGACTCGCATATTGCCCGTGTTGCGGAGCAATATGAACTCGACGTGTATCCGATCCAGCTCGAACTCATCAGCGCCGAACAGATGATGGATGCGTACGCGTCCGTCGGTATGCCGGTGAACTACCGTCACTGGTCGTTCGGCAAACACTTTCTCTCCACCGAAAAAAGCTACCGTCGCGGGCAGATGGGGCTGGCGTACGAGATCGTCATCAATTCGAACCCCTGCATCGCGTATCTGATGGAAGAGAACACGATGACGATGCAGGCGCTCGTCATCGCCCATGCGGCCTATGGGCACAACTCGTTCTTCAAGGGCAACTATCTGTTCCGGCTATGGACGGATGCGCACGCGATCATCGACTACCTCGTCTACGCGAAGAATTACATCGCGGAGTGCGAGGAGCGCTTCGGGCTCGACCGGGTCGAGGAACTGCTCGATTCGTGCCACGCGTTGATGAACTATGGCGTGGACCGTTACAAGCGTCCGCAGAAGCTGTCGCTCGAAAAGGAGTTCGCGGCGCGCCGCGAACGCGAGGCCTATCTGCAGTCGCAGGTGAATGAACTGTGGCGCACCTTGCCGACCCGGCATACGCCATTGCCGGAAGAAATCGAGGAGCGCTATCCGCCGGAGCCGCAGGAAAACCTGCTGTATTTCGCGGAGAAGAACGCGCCGCTGCTGGAGCCGTGGGAGCGGGAAGTGATCCGCATCGTGCGCAAGGTCGGCCAGTATTTTTATCCGCAACGGCAAACCCAGGTGATGAACGAGGGCTGGGCGACGTTCTGGCACTACACCTTGCTCAACACCATGTACAACCAGGGCAAGCTGGAAGACGGCTTCATGATGGAGTTTCTGCATTCGCACAGCAATGTGGTCTATCAGCCGCCGGTCACGAAGCCCTACTACAGCGGTATCAATCCGTACGCGCTCGGTTTTTCGATGATGAGCGACATTCGCCGGATCTGCGAGGCGCCGACGGAAGAGGACCGCAAGTGGTTCCCGGAACTGGCGGGCAGTCCCTGGCTGCCGGCCATGCACTACGCAATGCGCAACTTCAAGGACGAGAGTTTCGTCGCGCAGTACCTGTCGCCGCATCTGATCCGCGAAATGCGCCTCTTCTCGGTGCTCGACGACGACATGCGCGACGCGCTCGAAGTCTCGGCGATTCATGACGACAGCGGCTATCAGTACGTGCGCCAGGCGTTGTCGCGCCAGTACGACATGCATCACCGCGAGCCGAATATTCAGGTCTGGGCGGTGAATACGCGCGGCGACCGGAGTTTGACGCTGCGGCATTTCATGAGCGACAACCGGCATCTGTCGGGCGATAGTGAGGAAGTGCTCAAGCACATGGCGCGGCTGTGGCAGTTCGACGTGTATCTGGAAAGCGTCGACGAGAATGGGACGGTCCGCAAGCGTTACGAGTGCCGCTATGTGCCGCCGGCGGTGAGGGTGTGA
- a CDS encoding MFS family transporter, with protein sequence MTDLTDQSVASAHDTRRRIFAIVGASSGNLVEWFDFYVYSFCALYFAPAFFPSGNTTTQLLNTAGVFAAGFLMRPIGGWFFGRLADKHGRRTAMMVSVFMMCGGSLVIAMLPTYAQIGALAPALLLVARLFQGLSVGGEYGTSATYMSEVALKGRRGFFASFQYVTLIGGQLCALLVLVVLQQTLSTEELKAWGWRVPFAIGAVAALVALYLRKSLDETTTAETRQRKEAGTLRGLWLHKGAFMTVLGFTAGGSLIFYTFTTYMQKYLVNTAGMHAKTASNVMTAALFIYMVMQPAFGALSDRIGRRRSMLFFGFFATIGTVPLLHTLKDVTSPYAAFGLVVVALAIVSFYTSISGLIKAEMFPPEVRALGVGLSYAVANAIFGGSAEYVALWLKSVGNESMFYWYVTALCAIAGIVSLRMRDPSKEGYLRHEP encoded by the coding sequence ATGACCGACCTAACCGACCAATCCGTGGCCTCGGCTCACGACACACGGCGCCGCATCTTCGCGATCGTTGGCGCTTCATCGGGCAATCTCGTCGAGTGGTTCGACTTTTACGTGTATTCGTTCTGCGCGCTGTACTTCGCGCCGGCGTTCTTCCCGAGCGGCAACACCACCACGCAGTTGCTCAACACGGCGGGCGTCTTCGCCGCCGGCTTCCTGATGCGCCCGATCGGCGGCTGGTTCTTCGGCCGCCTCGCCGACAAGCACGGCCGCCGCACCGCCATGATGGTGTCGGTGTTCATGATGTGCGGCGGTTCGCTCGTGATCGCCATGCTGCCCACCTACGCGCAGATCGGCGCGCTAGCGCCGGCGCTGCTGCTGGTCGCGCGGCTGTTCCAGGGCTTGTCGGTGGGTGGCGAATACGGCACCAGCGCGACCTATATGAGTGAGGTCGCGCTCAAGGGCCGGCGCGGTTTCTTCGCGTCGTTCCAGTACGTCACGCTGATCGGCGGCCAGTTGTGCGCGCTGCTGGTGCTGGTGGTGCTGCAGCAAACGCTTTCCACCGAAGAGCTGAAGGCATGGGGCTGGCGCGTGCCGTTCGCGATCGGCGCGGTCGCGGCATTGGTCGCGCTGTATCTGCGTAAATCGCTCGACGAAACCACCACCGCCGAAACGCGTCAGCGCAAGGAGGCCGGCACGCTGCGCGGCTTGTGGCTGCACAAGGGCGCGTTCATGACGGTGCTCGGTTTCACGGCCGGCGGCTCGCTGATTTTCTACACGTTCACCACCTACATGCAGAAGTACCTGGTCAACACGGCCGGCATGCACGCGAAGACGGCCAGCAACGTGATGACGGCGGCGCTCTTTATCTACATGGTGATGCAGCCGGCGTTCGGCGCGTTGTCGGACCGCATCGGCCGCCGTCGTTCCATGTTGTTCTTCGGCTTCTTCGCGACCATCGGCACCGTGCCGCTCCTGCACACGCTGAAAGACGTGACGAGCCCGTATGCAGCCTTTGGTCTGGTCGTCGTGGCGCTCGCGATCGTCAGTTTCTATACGTCGATCAGCGGCCTGATCAAGGCGGAAATGTTCCCGCCGGAAGTGCGCGCGCTCGGCGTGGGGCTCTCGTACGCGGTGGCGAATGCGATCTTCGGCGGTTCGGCGGAATATGTGGCGCTGTGGCTGAAGTCGGTTGGCAACGAGTCGATGTTCTACTGGTACGTCACCGCGCTGTGCGCGATTGCCGGCATCGTGTCGCTGCGAATGCGCGATCCGTCGAAAGAAGGGTATTTGCGTCATGAGCCTTGA
- a CDS encoding IS3 family transposase (programmed frameshift) — MTKYSEQLKLKLVKQYVAGSAGVEVLAKRYGVSRSVLQLWISAYEQHGQDGLRKKFSHYDAQFRMSVLMHMWQKDLPYRQVAAVFDIRSPGCIAQWERRYHEGGIDALAPRPRWRRKTMTQPVPEKPTEDSAPDKRTREQLLKENEYLRAEVAYPKKARCPASGKEAGRAEEKAQIVQELRQHHPMPALLKAAGLARSTFYYQLSVPDAGERHKDLKTRIKTVYERHKGRYGYRRITAAIRQAGPSVNHKTVQRLMGELKLKSLVRAKKYRSWRGEVGRIAPNLLNREFSAQQPNQKWVTDVTEFNVLGQKLYLSPIMDLYNGEIVAYQMNTRPVFDLVSSMLKKALAKLGPQETPLLHSDQGWQYQMPAYRRLLDQHGLTQSMSRKANCYDNAAMESFFGTLKAEFFRLSRFESIDELKAGIRQYIHYYNHKRIKLKLNGLSPVMYRTQPAQT; from the exons ATGACGAAGTACAGTGAGCAGTTAAAGCTGAAGCTGGTGAAGCAGTACGTGGCCGGTTCGGCTGGTGTCGAGGTACTTGCAAAGCGGTATGGAGTGAGTCGCTCGGTTTTACAGCTGTGGATTTCGGCCTACGAGCAACATGGACAGGACGGACTGCGCAAGAAATTCAGTCACTATGACGCGCAGTTCAGGATGTCGGTACTCATGCACATGTGGCAGAAGGATTTGCCATACCGGCAGGTGGCTGCGGTGTTCGACATCCGCAGTCCGGGCTGCATAGCGCAATGGGAACGCCGGTATCATGAAGGCGGTATCGACGCACTGGCGCCTCGTCCACGATGGCGCCGCAAAACCATGACCCAGCCAGTTCCTGAAAAGCCGACCGAAGACAGTGCGCCAGATAAGCGCACGCGTGAGCAGTTGCTCAAGGAAAACGAGTACCTGCGCGCGGAGGTGGCCTATC CTAAAAAAGCTCGATGCCCTGCTTCAGGCAAAGAAGCAGGGCGTGCAGAAGAAAAAGCGCAAATAGTGCAGGAGCTCCGGCAGCACCACCCGATGCCCGCTTTGCTGAAGGCAGCGGGTCTGGCGCGCAGCACGTTCTATTACCAGTTGAGCGTGCCGGATGCCGGTGAGCGGCACAAGGACCTCAAAACCCGCATCAAGACTGTGTATGAACGCCACAAGGGCCGTTATGGCTACCGGCGCATCACGGCGGCGATCCGGCAGGCAGGCCCGAGCGTGAACCACAAGACGGTGCAACGTCTGATGGGAGAACTGAAACTGAAATCGCTGGTGCGCGCGAAGAAATACCGCTCATGGCGCGGCGAAGTCGGCCGTATTGCGCCGAACCTGTTAAACCGCGAGTTCAGCGCACAGCAGCCCAATCAGAAGTGGGTGACGGACGTGACGGAGTTCAACGTGCTGGGTCAGAAGCTGTATCTCTCGCCGATCATGGATCTGTATAACGGCGAGATCGTGGCTTATCAGATGAACACCCGACCGGTCTTCGATCTGGTCAGCAGCATGCTAAAAAAAGCGCTGGCAAAGCTTGGTCCCCAGGAGACCCCGCTGCTGCATTCAGACCAGGGCTGGCAGTACCAGATGCCTGCTTACCGGAGGCTGCTGGATCAACACGGCCTGACGCAGAGCATGTCGCGCAAGGCAAACTGCTACGACAATGCGGCAATGGAAAGCTTCTTTGGCACGCTCAAGGCGGAGTTCTTCCGGCTGAGCAGGTTTGAAAGTATCGACGAGTTGAAGGCTGGCATCAGACAATACATTCACTACTACAACCACAAACGCATCAAGCTCAAACTGAACGGGCTGAGTCCTGTGATGTACAGAACCCAGCCCGCTCAAACCTGA
- a CDS encoding glycosyltransferase, with amino-acid sequence MSISSALSLRPKVSICVPTCDRPELIATCIDSCLAQSYGDLEIVIGDDSKDARTAKLIAARYAQEPRVRYTRNQPSLGQARNVASLFRRASGDKILLIHDDDLLTTDGVEKLVSLWTLHPRLDAAFGDQYEAGHGGAIDFAASAKLNIAFQRTKDAEGLQSLPGRTGLIQMFPNNGWMANAELVKRIGYKEEYGVCCDFVFGTELCLAAREVFYLHDYVSVYRKTASSISHSTRGTAVAATVSAYAFVKALKLPAQLEPSRRLALRRLAPIVVSVHAKNRQSRAGFKVAFAHLFAYHYGLSARLYYHLLMLARGALSARQQAAAVAAVAAAPVVAADPAAVVKDLVSELVSDRSEPV; translated from the coding sequence ATGTCCATCTCCTCGGCTCTCTCTTTACGCCCGAAAGTCTCCATCTGTGTGCCGACTTGCGATCGTCCTGAACTGATCGCAACGTGCATCGACTCGTGCCTGGCACAAAGCTACGGCGATCTGGAGATCGTGATCGGCGACGATTCGAAGGACGCGCGCACCGCGAAGTTGATCGCAGCACGTTACGCGCAGGAGCCGCGCGTGCGCTATACGAGGAATCAGCCGTCCCTCGGCCAGGCGCGCAATGTCGCGAGCCTGTTCCGGCGCGCGAGCGGCGACAAGATTCTGCTGATCCACGACGACGATCTGCTCACCACGGACGGCGTCGAAAAGCTCGTGTCGCTATGGACGCTTCATCCACGACTCGACGCGGCATTCGGCGACCAGTACGAAGCCGGTCATGGCGGCGCCATCGACTTCGCGGCAAGTGCGAAACTGAATATCGCATTTCAGCGCACGAAAGATGCCGAAGGCCTGCAGTCCCTGCCGGGCAGAACCGGTCTGATCCAGATGTTCCCGAACAACGGCTGGATGGCCAACGCCGAACTCGTGAAACGGATCGGCTACAAGGAAGAATACGGCGTGTGCTGCGACTTCGTGTTCGGCACCGAACTCTGTCTCGCGGCGCGCGAGGTGTTCTATCTGCACGACTATGTCTCGGTGTATCGAAAGACGGCAAGCTCGATCTCGCACAGCACGCGCGGTACGGCGGTCGCCGCGACGGTGAGCGCGTATGCGTTCGTCAAGGCATTGAAGCTGCCCGCGCAACTGGAACCGTCGCGCAGGCTGGCATTGCGCCGTCTCGCGCCGATCGTAGTGTCGGTTCACGCGAAGAATCGTCAGTCGCGCGCCGGCTTCAAGGTCGCCTTCGCCCATCTGTTCGCCTACCACTACGGTTTGAGCGCGCGGCTTTACTATCATCTCCTGATGCTTGCGCGCGGGGCGCTGAGCGCGCGTCAGCAGGCGGCCGCGGTTGCCGCGGTGGCGGCCGCGCCCGTTGTTGCCGCGGATCCGGCCGCCGTGGTGAAGGATCTCGTCTCCGAACTGGTGAGCGATCGTTCGGAGCCAGTCTGA
- a CDS encoding ABC transporter substrate-binding protein has product MRVLHLLSRLAVSARSFATRTAGAAALTGAAFAAPLAHADDHVTLLTSWYAQAEHGGFYQAVATGIYKKHGLDVTIRMGGPQVNGMQLLAGGQADFLLGYDFQVLSSVEAGIPVTTVAAAFQYDPQGMMTHADVTSLAGLKNKTILVAGSGRTTWWPWLKAKYGYTEAQARPYTFNLQPFFADPNVAMQAYPSSETFQAEQAHANAHFFLFADDGYPPYNSTIVTMRDTMKSKPDVVARFVKASMEGWKSYLNDPAPGNALIKKDNPQMGDAQLAYGVAQLKKLKLVTGGDAVTQGIGTMTDARWKKTFDYMVDARLLKPATDYHAAYTLQFIQNAKVMP; this is encoded by the coding sequence ATGCGCGTTTTGCATCTTCTCTCCCGGCTCGCAGTGTCCGCCCGTTCATTCGCGACGCGCACCGCTGGTGCGGCCGCACTAACCGGCGCCGCGTTCGCCGCGCCGCTGGCGCACGCCGACGACCACGTGACCTTGCTGACCAGCTGGTACGCGCAAGCCGAGCACGGCGGTTTTTATCAAGCCGTCGCGACTGGCATCTACAAGAAGCACGGGCTCGATGTCACGATCAGGATGGGCGGTCCGCAAGTCAACGGCATGCAGTTGCTGGCCGGCGGCCAGGCGGATTTCCTGCTCGGCTACGACTTCCAGGTGCTTTCGAGCGTGGAGGCCGGCATTCCCGTCACCACGGTGGCCGCCGCGTTCCAGTACGACCCGCAAGGCATGATGACCCACGCCGACGTGACCAGTCTCGCTGGTTTGAAGAACAAGACGATCCTCGTCGCCGGTTCGGGCCGCACGACGTGGTGGCCGTGGCTGAAGGCGAAGTACGGCTACACCGAAGCGCAAGCGCGTCCGTACACCTTCAACCTGCAACCGTTCTTTGCCGATCCGAACGTGGCGATGCAGGCGTATCCGTCGTCGGAAACGTTCCAGGCGGAGCAGGCTCATGCCAACGCACACTTCTTCCTGTTCGCTGACGACGGCTATCCGCCGTACAACTCGACGATCGTCACGATGCGCGACACGATGAAGAGCAAGCCGGACGTGGTGGCGCGTTTCGTGAAGGCATCGATGGAAGGGTGGAAGAGCTATCTGAACGATCCCGCGCCGGGCAATGCGCTCATCAAGAAAGACAACCCGCAGATGGGCGACGCGCAACTCGCCTACGGCGTCGCGCAACTGAAGAAGCTCAAGCTCGTGACCGGCGGCGATGCGGTTACGCAAGGCATCGGCACGATGACCGACGCCCGCTGGAAGAAGACCTTCGACTATATGGTCGACGCGAGGCTCCTCAAGCCCGCCACCGACTATCACGCGGCCTACACGCTGCAATTCATACAGAACGCGAAAGTGATGCCTTGA
- a CDS encoding aromatic ring-hydroxylating dioxygenase subunit alpha, with protein sequence MLVTRQNVLRRFWYAIMPMTQLDAGPQPFTLLGEPIVLWKGAGGKPHALRDRCCHRTAKLSKGFVDSDGNIACGYHGWTYDCSGQCVKIPQNGGGAIPSRAVVPSYRCEERYDYAWVALDDPLQPIPEFPEDGAPGYRRILQFYERWETSPLRMMENSFDNSHFSFVHKGNFGLFDNPQPSKYEFRPHEWGFEAETHVPVRNPPASYRITGTTAEVTERHLINRWFMPFARRFGCVYPASGIHHIIYNCATPIDDRTLMLSQWLYRNDSEDACSTQELIDWDRPITDEDRDILEATDYDACIDVRRQQECHMESDQPGLLMRRMLLKLLNDHGESEVFREVLPIHAEQ encoded by the coding sequence ATGCTGGTCACCCGTCAAAACGTCCTGCGCCGCTTCTGGTACGCCATCATGCCGATGACGCAACTCGATGCCGGCCCGCAGCCGTTCACCTTGCTCGGCGAACCGATCGTGTTATGGAAGGGCGCGGGCGGCAAGCCGCACGCGTTGCGCGATCGCTGCTGTCACCGCACCGCGAAACTGTCGAAGGGATTCGTCGACAGCGACGGCAATATCGCCTGCGGCTATCACGGCTGGACCTACGACTGCTCGGGTCAGTGCGTGAAGATTCCGCAGAACGGCGGCGGGGCGATTCCGTCGCGCGCCGTGGTGCCGTCGTATCGCTGTGAAGAGCGCTACGACTACGCGTGGGTCGCGCTCGACGATCCGTTGCAGCCTATCCCCGAGTTTCCTGAAGACGGCGCGCCCGGCTATCGCCGCATCCTGCAGTTCTACGAGCGTTGGGAAACCAGTCCGCTGCGCATGATGGAGAACTCGTTCGACAACTCGCATTTCAGCTTCGTGCACAAAGGCAACTTCGGCCTGTTCGACAACCCGCAGCCGTCGAAGTATGAATTCCGTCCGCATGAATGGGGCTTCGAAGCCGAGACGCATGTGCCCGTGCGCAATCCGCCGGCGAGCTATCGCATCACCGGCACGACCGCGGAAGTCACCGAGCGCCATCTGATCAACCGCTGGTTCATGCCGTTCGCGCGGCGCTTCGGCTGCGTGTATCCGGCGAGCGGTATTCACCACATCATCTACAACTGCGCGACGCCGATCGACGACCGCACGCTGATGCTGTCGCAATGGCTCTATCGCAACGACAGCGAAGACGCCTGCTCGACGCAGGAGCTGATCGACTGGGATCGCCCGATCACCGACGAAGACCGCGACATTCTCGAGGCCACGGACTACGACGCGTGCATCGACGTGCGCCGTCAGCAGGAATGTCATATGGAATCGGATCAGCCCGGCCTGCTGATGCGACGCATGCTGCTCAAGCTGCTGAACGATCACGGCGAGTCCGAAGTATTTCGCGAAGTATTGCCCATTCACGCGGAGCAATGA
- a CDS encoding ABC transporter ATP-binding protein, with product MAPTEALTSYAAAPLLSAQRVDKRYPNGTIALEDVRLAIEPGEFVSLLGPSGCGKSTLLKMFAGIETPTHGHMRWWGQPFATVGSPGRRMSMVFQEATLMPWATVADNVRLPLDLAHVPRREADARVADALDGVGLARFGKVLPRELSGGMQMRASLARALVTEPDLLLLDEPFGALDEFTRNRLDSDLRALWQRRGMTVVFVTHSIYEAVYLSSRVFVMQARPGRVIAELQIGGPLERADAYRVSEPFMQHCRTLSELITDAHRASFANEETGVQS from the coding sequence ATGGCGCCGACTGAAGCCTTGACGTCCTACGCCGCCGCGCCGTTGCTGTCGGCGCAACGCGTCGACAAGCGCTATCCCAACGGCACGATCGCGCTGGAAGACGTGCGCCTTGCCATCGAACCCGGCGAGTTCGTTTCGCTACTCGGGCCGTCGGGTTGCGGCAAGAGCACGTTGCTGAAAATGTTCGCCGGCATCGAAACGCCGACGCATGGCCACATGCGCTGGTGGGGCCAGCCGTTCGCCACGGTCGGCTCGCCGGGGCGGCGCATGTCGATGGTGTTTCAGGAAGCGACGCTGATGCCATGGGCGACGGTGGCCGATAACGTACGCCTGCCGCTCGATCTCGCGCATGTGCCGCGCCGCGAAGCCGACGCCCGTGTGGCCGACGCGCTCGACGGCGTGGGACTCGCGAGATTCGGCAAGGTGCTGCCGCGCGAATTGTCGGGCGGCATGCAGATGCGCGCGTCGCTGGCGCGCGCGCTCGTGACCGAGCCGGATCTGCTGCTGCTCGACGAGCCGTTCGGTGCGCTCGACGAATTCACCCGCAACCGCCTCGATAGCGATTTACGCGCGCTGTGGCAACGGCGCGGCATGACGGTGGTGTTCGTCACGCACAGCATTTACGAGGCGGTGTATCTGTCGAGCCGGGTGTTCGTGATGCAGGCGCGGCCGGGCCGCGTCATCGCCGAGCTGCAGATAGGCGGTCCGCTCGAACGCGCTGACGCCTATCGCGTCAGCGAGCCGTTCATGCAGCATTGCAGGACGCTCTCGGAGTTGATCACCGATGCGCATCGCGCGTCGTTCGCGAACGAAGAAACAGGAGTGCAATCATGA
- a CDS encoding ABC transporter permease: MPTRQPWLQRPGMMKALAPWVVGVVVLVLWQSACVLMKVPAYLVPSPSAIVSELVQDAPLLFGSLLATLKITLLAFALATVLGVAIALLFVQSPLIEASLFPYAILLQVTPVVAIAPLIIIWVKDMTVALVLCATLVALFPIISNTALGLRSVNPGLVNLFRINRASRWQTLVRLRIPSALPYFFGGLRISSGLSLIGAVVAEFVAGTGGSGAGLAYQILQAGFQLNIPRLFAALLLITVTGVVLFAMTAWVSRVGLRGWHDSQL; encoded by the coding sequence ATGCCCACGCGTCAGCCGTGGTTGCAACGCCCCGGCATGATGAAGGCGCTGGCGCCGTGGGTCGTCGGCGTGGTGGTGCTGGTGTTGTGGCAGAGCGCGTGCGTGCTGATGAAGGTGCCCGCGTATCTGGTGCCGTCGCCCTCGGCGATCGTGAGCGAGCTGGTGCAGGATGCGCCGTTGCTGTTCGGCAGCCTGCTCGCCACCTTGAAGATCACCTTGCTGGCGTTCGCGCTGGCCACGGTGCTGGGTGTCGCGATCGCGTTGCTGTTCGTGCAGAGTCCGCTGATCGAGGCGAGCCTGTTTCCTTATGCGATTCTGTTGCAGGTCACGCCGGTCGTGGCGATCGCGCCGCTCATCATCATCTGGGTCAAGGATATGACCGTCGCGCTGGTCCTGTGCGCGACGCTGGTCGCCTTGTTCCCGATCATCTCGAACACGGCGCTCGGCTTGCGCAGCGTGAACCCCGGCTTGGTCAACCTCTTCAGGATCAACCGCGCGAGCCGCTGGCAGACGTTGGTGCGTCTGCGGATTCCGAGCGCGTTGCCGTATTTCTTCGGCGGCTTGCGGATTTCGAGCGGCTTGTCGCTGATCGGCGCGGTGGTGGCGGAGTTCGTCGCCGGCACGGGCGGCAGTGGCGCGGGGCTCGCGTATCAGATCTTGCAGGCGGGTTTTCAGTTGAACATTCCGCGTCTTTTCGCGGCGTTGCTGCTGATCACCGTGACGGGCGTCGTGCTGTTCGCCATGACGGCGTGGGTGTCGCGCGTCGGCTTACGCGGCTGGCACGACAGCCAACTTTGA
- a CDS encoding amidohydrolase family protein has protein sequence MTTQPTTPSTLIRNAAAIMTGGRGSADDPARANGSDIRIAGDTIEAIGTLTPRPGETIVDATDCVIYPAWVNTHHHLFQSLLKGDPAGLDATLTPWLAATPYRFRALFDERRFRLAARIGLIELARSGCATVADHNYVYYPNMPFDSSAILFEEADKLGLRFVLLRGGATQTRQLEAELPSALRPETLDAYVADIERLAARYQDASPRAMRRVVMAPTTVLYSISPAEIRATAAVARRLGLRLHSHLSETVGYQDSAHAMYRQSPVAFCGDHDWLGNDVWYAHLVKVDADEIALLAQTGTGVAHCPQSNGRLGSGICPVREMADAGVPVSIGVDGAASNEAADMISEVHMTWLAQRARRGMMAQPAFRGGSFEGGANAASVADVIHWGTAGGARIMGLDEVGRIAVGFAADLAVYRLDDPRYFGLHDPAIGPVASGGRPSLAALFAAGKRIVSDDRIEGVDLKALACEARAAVRELLDEVA, from the coding sequence ATGACGACACAGCCAACGACACCTTCCACGCTGATCCGCAACGCGGCGGCGATCATGACCGGCGGCCGCGGTTCAGCCGACGATCCCGCGCGCGCGAACGGTTCCGACATCCGCATCGCCGGCGACACGATCGAAGCGATCGGCACGCTCACGCCACGGCCGGGCGAGACGATCGTCGACGCCACCGATTGCGTGATCTATCCGGCGTGGGTCAACACGCACCACCATCTGTTCCAGTCGCTGCTCAAAGGCGACCCGGCCGGACTGGATGCCACGCTCACGCCGTGGCTCGCCGCGACGCCGTATCGCTTTCGCGCGCTGTTCGACGAACGGCGCTTCCGGCTCGCCGCGCGCATCGGCCTGATCGAACTGGCGCGTTCAGGCTGCGCGACCGTGGCGGATCACAACTACGTGTACTACCCGAACATGCCGTTCGACAGTTCGGCGATCCTCTTCGAAGAGGCGGACAAACTCGGCTTGCGCTTCGTGTTGCTGCGCGGCGGCGCCACGCAGACGCGCCAGCTCGAAGCCGAATTGCCGAGCGCGTTGCGGCCTGAAACGCTCGACGCCTACGTTGCCGATATCGAACGCCTGGCTGCCCGTTACCAGGACGCGTCGCCGCGCGCGATGCGGCGCGTCGTGATGGCGCCGACCACCGTGCTGTATTCGATTTCCCCCGCCGAGATACGCGCGACGGCGGCGGTGGCGCGCCGTCTCGGTCTGCGTTTGCATAGCCATCTCTCGGAGACGGTGGGCTATCAGGACAGTGCGCACGCGATGTACCGGCAGTCGCCGGTGGCGTTTTGCGGCGACCACGACTGGCTCGGCAATGACGTCTGGTACGCGCATCTCGTCAAGGTCGATGCCGACGAGATCGCGCTGCTCGCGCAAACCGGCACGGGCGTCGCCCACTGTCCGCAGAGCAATGGGCGGCTGGGCAGCGGCATCTGTCCGGTGCGCGAGATGGCCGATGCGGGCGTGCCCGTATCGATTGGCGTCGACGGCGCGGCGTCGAACGAGGCCGCCGACATGATCTCCGAAGTGCACATGACGTGGCTCGCGCAGCGCGCGCGGCGCGGCATGATGGCGCAGCCCGCGTTTCGCGGCGGCAGCTTCGAAGGTGGCGCGAACGCGGCGAGCGTGGCCGATGTGATTCATTGGGGCACGGCGGGTGGCGCGCGGATCATGGGCCTCGACGAGGTCGGCAGGATCGCGGTGGGTTTCGCCGCGGACCTCGCGGTGTACCGTCTCGACGACCCGCGATATTTCGGCCTGCACGATCCGGCGATCGGGCCGGTTGCGTCGGGCGGAAGGCCCTCGCTGGCCGCGCTGTTTGCGGCGGGCAAACGCATCGTGTCCGATGATCGGATCGAGGGTGTCGATCTCAAGGCACTGGCCTGCGAGGCACGGGCGGCGGTCCGGGAGTTGCTGGACGAAGTGGCATGA